One window of the Shimwellia blattae DSM 4481 = NBRC 105725 genome contains the following:
- the cof gene encoding HMP-PP phosphatase, protein MTQLVAFDMDGTLLMPDHRPGDETLRTLGRLRERGITLTFATGRHILEMQPLLRRFGLSGWLITGNGTRIHSASGEPLFRCDLAPEVAESVLHSHWDTRASMHVFNDSGWLTDKPLPELLKAHGYSGFQYQLADLRRLSAHEVTKICFCGDHEDLCQLRIALQEQLGDSAAVCFSAVDCLEVLPHNCNKGTALRALSERLAIPLRECMAFGDAMNDQEMLSCVGRGVIMGNAMPQLIQSLPQLPVIGHCAGQAIAHYLTHWLDTPHLSYSPE, encoded by the coding sequence ATGACACAACTGGTTGCGTTTGATATGGACGGCACCCTGCTGATGCCGGATCACCGCCCCGGGGATGAAACCCTGCGTACCCTTGGCCGCCTGCGCGAGCGCGGCATTACGCTGACCTTCGCCACCGGGCGCCATATTCTGGAAATGCAGCCTCTGTTGCGCCGGTTTGGGTTATCCGGCTGGCTGATTACCGGTAACGGCACCCGGATCCACAGCGCCAGTGGGGAGCCGCTGTTTCGCTGTGATCTGGCCCCGGAGGTGGCGGAGTCTGTGCTCCACAGCCACTGGGATACCCGGGCGAGTATGCACGTGTTTAATGACAGCGGCTGGCTGACCGACAAGCCGCTGCCCGAGTTGCTGAAGGCCCACGGCTACAGCGGGTTTCAGTATCAGTTAGCGGATCTGCGGCGCCTGAGCGCCCATGAGGTCACCAAAATCTGTTTTTGCGGCGACCATGAAGATTTATGCCAGTTACGCATTGCGTTGCAGGAACAGTTAGGCGACAGCGCCGCCGTCTGTTTTTCAGCGGTAGACTGCCTGGAAGTATTGCCTCACAACTGCAACAAAGGCACCGCGCTGCGGGCGCTGAGCGAGCGGCTGGCGATACCGCTTAGGGAGTGTATGGCGTTTGGCGATGCGATGAACGACCAGGAGATGCTCTCCTGTGTCGGGCGCGGGGTGATAATGGGGAATGCGATGCCCCAGCTTATTCAGTCCCTGCCGCAGCTGCCGGTCATCGGCCACTGTGCCGGTCAGGCCATTGCCCACTATTTGACACATTGGCTGGACACACCACATCTGAGTTATTCCCCCGAATAA
- a CDS encoding Lrp/AsnC family transcriptional regulator: MIDKTDRKLLALLQQDCTLSLQALADAVNLTTTPCWKRLKRLEESGIIQGHVALLDAEKLGIGLTAFVLIKTQMHSREWYCEFVRVVSSMPEVLGFWRMAGEYDYLMRVQVADMKRYDDFYKRMVNQVPGLSDVTSSFAMEQIKYTTALPLGE; encoded by the coding sequence ATGATAGATAAAACTGACCGGAAGCTGCTGGCACTGCTGCAGCAGGATTGCACACTCTCTTTGCAGGCGCTGGCAGATGCAGTTAATCTGACCACCACCCCGTGCTGGAAGCGCCTGAAACGGCTGGAAGAGTCCGGCATTATCCAGGGCCATGTGGCGCTGCTGGATGCGGAAAAACTGGGCATCGGCCTGACGGCTTTCGTGCTGATTAAAACCCAGATGCACAGCCGCGAGTGGTACTGTGAGTTTGTCCGGGTGGTCAGCAGTATGCCGGAGGTGCTGGGCTTCTGGCGCATGGCCGGGGAGTATGACTATCTGATGCGCGTTCAGGTGGCAGATATGAAACGCTATGATGATTTTTACAAGCGGATGGTCAACCAGGTTCCCGGGCTAAGCGATGTCACTTCGAGTTTTGCCATGGAGCAGATAAAATACACCACAGCACTGCCGCTGGGAGAGTGA
- the queC gene encoding 7-cyano-7-deazaguanine synthase QueC, whose product MRLSVQKRVTMKRAVVVFSGGQDSTTCLIQALHQYDDVHCVTFDYGQRHRAEIDVARELALKLGARAHKVLDVTLLNELAVSSLTRNSIPVPDYEPDADGIPNTFVPGRNILFLTLAAIYAYQVQAQAVITGVCETDFSGYPDCRDEFVRALNHAVSLGMARDIRFETPLMWLNKAETWALADYWGKLDLVRSETLTCYNGIKGDGCGECAACHLRANGIEHYLADKAAVMAQMKRKTGLA is encoded by the coding sequence ATGCGGCTGTCGGTACAAAAAAGGGTGACTATGAAACGCGCAGTTGTTGTTTTTAGCGGAGGCCAGGACTCCACCACGTGTCTTATTCAGGCGCTGCATCAGTATGATGACGTGCACTGTGTAACCTTCGATTACGGCCAGCGCCACCGCGCCGAAATCGACGTGGCCCGGGAGCTTGCCCTGAAGCTGGGGGCCAGGGCGCACAAAGTGCTGGATGTTACCCTGCTTAATGAGCTGGCCGTCAGCAGCCTGACCCGGAACAGTATCCCGGTGCCGGACTACGAACCCGATGCCGATGGCATTCCCAACACCTTCGTGCCCGGGCGCAATATTCTGTTCCTCACCCTGGCGGCTATTTATGCTTACCAGGTCCAGGCGCAGGCAGTGATCACCGGGGTGTGCGAAACGGATTTCTCCGGCTACCCGGACTGCCGGGACGAGTTTGTCCGGGCGCTCAATCACGCCGTATCGCTGGGCATGGCCCGGGATATTCGCTTCGAAACGCCGCTGATGTGGCTGAACAAAGCAGAGACCTGGGCACTGGCGGATTACTGGGGCAAACTGGACCTGGTGCGCAGCGAAACCCTGACCTGCTATAACGGCATCAAAGGGGATGGCTGCGGCGAGTGTGCGGCCTGCCATCTCCGGGCGAACGGTATTGAGCACTACCTGGCCGACAAAGCTGCCGTGATGGCGCAAATGAAGCGCAAAACCGGCCTGGCATAA
- a CDS encoding SmdB family multidrug efflux ABC transporter permease/ATP-binding protein: MRNFGQLWPTLKRLLAYGSPWRKQLIIAVVMLWVAAAAEVSGPALISYFIDNLVVSRQLPLGWVSGLVAAYIGLQLLAAGLHYSQSLLFNQAAVGVVQQLRTDVMDAALRQPLREFDTQPVGQLISRVTNDTEVIRDLYVTVVATVLRSAALVGAMLVAMFSLNWRMALVAIAIFPAVLVVMVIYQRLSTPVVRRVRGYLADINDGFNEIINGMSVIQQFRQQRRFGERMLAASEAHYQARMQILRLDGFLLRPLLSLFSALILCGLLILFGFSASGSIEVGVLYAFISYLGRLNEPLIELTTQQSMLQQAVVAGERVFELMDKPRQGYGPDTRPLEAGEITLRDLSFAYRADNLVLRDINLHIPARQFVALVGHTGSGKSTLANLLMGYYPLTRGEILFDGRPLESLSHSVLRSGIAMVQQDPVVMADTFLANVTLGRDISEAQVWQALETVQLAALARSLPEGIHTLLGEQGNTLSVGQKQLLALARVLVDLPEILILDEATANIDSGTEQAIQQALRLVRQHTTLVVIAHRLSTITEADTILVLHRGEAVERGSHQQLLAARGRYWQMYQLQLAGQELAQGGHQAAGAGIATPP, translated from the coding sequence ATGCGTAATTTCGGGCAGTTATGGCCTACGTTAAAGCGCCTGCTGGCCTATGGTTCGCCATGGCGTAAGCAGCTGATTATTGCGGTGGTGATGCTGTGGGTCGCGGCTGCGGCAGAGGTGAGCGGGCCGGCGCTTATCAGCTATTTTATTGATAATCTGGTGGTCAGCCGCCAGCTACCCCTGGGCTGGGTCTCTGGCCTGGTGGCGGCCTACATTGGCCTGCAACTGCTGGCCGCCGGGCTGCATTACAGCCAGTCGCTGTTGTTTAACCAGGCCGCCGTCGGGGTGGTGCAGCAGCTGCGTACCGATGTGATGGATGCCGCGCTGCGCCAGCCGCTGCGCGAGTTTGATACCCAGCCGGTGGGGCAGCTTATCTCCCGGGTGACGAACGATACGGAGGTGATCCGCGATCTGTATGTGACGGTGGTGGCAACGGTACTGCGCAGCGCCGCACTGGTGGGGGCGATGCTGGTGGCGATGTTCAGCCTGAACTGGCGCATGGCGCTGGTGGCGATTGCCATCTTCCCGGCGGTTCTGGTGGTGATGGTGATTTACCAGCGCCTGAGTACGCCGGTGGTGCGCCGGGTGCGTGGTTACCTGGCGGATATTAACGATGGTTTTAATGAAATCATCAACGGGATGAGCGTGATTCAGCAGTTCCGCCAGCAGCGCCGGTTTGGCGAGCGGATGCTGGCCGCCAGCGAAGCCCACTATCAGGCCCGGATGCAGATCCTGCGCCTGGACGGCTTTTTACTGCGCCCGCTGCTGAGCCTGTTTTCCGCCCTGATTCTGTGTGGCCTGCTGATTTTGTTTGGGTTTTCCGCCTCCGGGAGTATTGAGGTCGGGGTGCTGTATGCGTTTATCAGCTACCTCGGGCGGCTTAACGAGCCTTTAATCGAGCTGACCACTCAGCAGTCCATGCTCCAGCAGGCGGTAGTGGCCGGGGAGCGGGTCTTCGAGCTGATGGATAAACCCCGCCAGGGGTATGGCCCGGATACGCGCCCGCTGGAGGCGGGGGAGATTACCCTGCGGGATCTCTCGTTTGCCTACCGGGCCGATAACCTGGTGCTGCGCGATATTAACCTGCATATTCCCGCCCGGCAGTTTGTGGCCCTGGTGGGGCACACGGGCAGCGGCAAGAGCACGCTTGCCAATTTGCTGATGGGTTACTACCCGCTGACCCGGGGGGAGATCCTGTTTGACGGCCGCCCGCTGGAGAGCCTGAGCCACAGCGTATTGCGCAGCGGAATTGCGATGGTGCAACAGGATCCGGTGGTGATGGCCGATACCTTTCTGGCAAACGTCACCCTCGGGCGCGATATCAGCGAAGCGCAGGTCTGGCAGGCGCTGGAAACGGTACAACTGGCGGCGCTGGCCCGCAGCCTGCCGGAGGGGATCCACACCCTGCTCGGGGAGCAGGGCAATACGTTATCCGTCGGGCAAAAGCAGTTACTGGCGCTGGCGCGGGTGCTGGTGGATTTGCCTGAAATCCTGATCCTTGATGAGGCAACGGCAAATATTGACTCCGGTACTGAGCAGGCGATTCAGCAGGCGCTCAGACTGGTGCGCCAGCACACCACCCTGGTGGTGATTGCGCACCGGCTGTCCACCATTACCGAGGCGGACACCATTCTGGTGCTGCACCGCGGCGAGGCAGTCGAGCGGGGCTCCCACCAGCAGCTGCTGGCCGCCCGTGGCCGCTACTGGCAGATGTACCAGCTCCAGCTGGCAGGCCAGGAGCTGGCGCAGGGCGGGCACCAGGCCGCCGGGGCCGGTATCGCCACACCCCCCTGA
- the glnK gene encoding P-II family nitrogen regulator: protein MKLVTVVIKPFKLEDVREALSSIGIQGLTVTEVKGFGRQKGHAELYRGAEYSVNFLPKVKIDVAIADEQLDEVIEVVSQAAYTGKIGDGKIFVAELQRVIRIRTGESDEAAL from the coding sequence ATGAAGCTGGTTACTGTGGTAATCAAACCGTTCAAGCTGGAAGACGTCCGGGAAGCGCTCTCTTCCATCGGTATTCAGGGGCTTACGGTCACGGAAGTGAAAGGCTTTGGCCGCCAGAAAGGGCATGCGGAGTTATATCGCGGCGCGGAGTACAGCGTGAACTTTCTGCCCAAAGTGAAGATAGACGTGGCGATTGCGGATGAGCAGCTCGATGAAGTGATCGAGGTGGTCAGCCAGGCGGCTTATACCGGGAAAATTGGCGACGGCAAAATCTTTGTTGCTGAACTGCAGCGCGTTATCCGGATCCGCACGGGCGAATCCGATGAAGCCGCGCTCTGA
- the amtB gene encoding ammonium transporter AmtB: MKKLCLLAALALLPSLAIAADSGVADKADNGFMMLCTALVLFMTIPGIALFYGGLIRAKNVLSMLTQVSVSFALVCVLWVVYGYSLAFGSGNHFFGGFEWAMLKNIALTALSGSFYQYIHVAFQCSFACITVGLIVGALAERIRFSALLIFVVVWLTFSYLPVAHMVWGGGLLASHGALDFAGGTVVHINAAVAGLVGAYLMGKRVGFGKESFKPHNLPMVFTGTAVLYFGWFGFNAGSASAANEIAALAFVNTVVATAAAILAWIFGEWALRGKPSLLGACSGAIAGLVGITPACGYVGVGGALLIGIAAGLAGLWGVTMLKRWLRVDDPCDVFGVHGVCGIVGCILTGVFADTSLGGVGYAQGVTMAHQVMVQLESVVITVVWSAVVAFIGFKLADVIVGLRVPEEQEREGLDVNSHGENAYNS; this comes from the coding sequence ATGAAAAAACTGTGCTTACTGGCTGCTCTGGCGCTGCTGCCTTCTCTGGCGATAGCGGCTGACTCTGGCGTGGCGGATAAAGCCGACAACGGGTTTATGATGCTGTGTACGGCGCTGGTTCTGTTTATGACCATACCGGGGATTGCCCTGTTTTATGGCGGTCTGATTCGTGCGAAAAACGTGCTGTCGATGCTTACCCAGGTGTCGGTCTCCTTTGCGCTGGTGTGCGTGCTGTGGGTGGTGTATGGCTACTCGCTGGCGTTTGGCAGCGGGAATCATTTCTTTGGCGGCTTTGAGTGGGCGATGCTGAAAAACATTGCGCTGACAGCGCTGAGCGGGTCGTTCTACCAGTATATTCATGTTGCGTTTCAGTGCTCTTTTGCCTGTATTACCGTGGGGCTTATTGTCGGGGCGCTGGCGGAGCGTATTCGCTTCTCCGCACTGCTGATTTTTGTGGTGGTATGGCTGACATTCTCTTACCTGCCGGTTGCCCATATGGTCTGGGGCGGCGGCCTGCTGGCGAGCCACGGCGCGCTGGATTTTGCAGGCGGCACCGTGGTGCATATTAACGCCGCCGTGGCGGGCCTGGTGGGCGCCTACCTGATGGGCAAGCGCGTGGGCTTCGGCAAAGAGTCATTTAAACCTCATAATCTGCCGATGGTGTTTACCGGCACTGCTGTCCTCTATTTTGGCTGGTTCGGGTTTAATGCCGGTTCAGCCAGTGCCGCGAATGAAATTGCCGCTCTGGCGTTTGTGAACACGGTGGTGGCGACGGCGGCGGCAATTCTGGCCTGGATATTTGGTGAATGGGCGCTGCGCGGTAAGCCGTCATTACTGGGGGCCTGCTCTGGCGCGATTGCCGGGCTGGTGGGGATTACGCCTGCCTGTGGTTATGTGGGGGTGGGCGGGGCGCTGCTCATCGGTATTGCGGCTGGTCTGGCTGGCCTGTGGGGGGTCACGATGCTCAAGCGCTGGCTGCGGGTTGATGATCCCTGCGATGTGTTCGGTGTCCACGGGGTGTGCGGTATTGTGGGGTGCATTCTGACCGGGGTATTTGCAGACACCTCGCTGGGCGGCGTGGGGTATGCGCAGGGGGTCACCATGGCCCATCAGGTGATGGTCCAGCTGGAGAGCGTCGTTATCACGGTGGTGTGGTCTGCGGTGGTGGCGTTTATCGGCTTTAAACTGGCGGATGTGATAGTCGGGCTGCGGGTGCCGGAAGAGCAGGAGCGCGAAGGGCTGGATGTGAACAGCCATGGTGAGAATGCGTATAACAGTTGA
- a CDS encoding SmdA family multidrug ABC transporter permease/ATP-binding protein produces the protein MRLFTQLGWYFSQEWRRYLGAVALLMFIAMLQLIPPRLVGVIVDSVTREHASASRILMWIGVMVLIAVMVYLLRYVWRILLFGASYQLAVRLRADFYRQLSQQQSRFYLNHRTGDLMARATNDVDRVVFAAGEGVLTLVDSMVMGCAVLIMMSTQISGPLTLLALLPMPVMALVIHRYGNQLHERFKLAQGSFSSLNDRTQESLSSIRMIKAFGLEDRQSALFARDAKLTGERNMRVARVDARFDPTIYIAIGMANLLAVGGGSWMVLHGSLTLGQLTSFMMYLGLMIWPMLALAWMFNIVERGSAAYSRIRSLLNEPPVVADGTRPVPEGRGVLAVDIRQFCYPDTQQPTLHQVDFRLAPGNMLGLCGPTGSGKSTLLGLLQRQFDVVQGSICYQGIGLSELQLDSWRARLAVVSQTPFLFSDTVASNIALGRPEATREQIEQAARLASVHEDILRLPEGYDTEVGERGVMLSGGQKQRISIARALLMEAEILLLDDALSAVDGRTEHQILDNLRHWGQGRTVIISAHRLSALTHASEILVLARGEVAQRGQHEQLLARPGWYRDMYRYQQLEAALDDGPEARNKQEEEASNA, from the coding sequence GTGCGATTATTTACTCAGTTAGGCTGGTACTTCAGCCAGGAGTGGCGGCGCTACCTCGGCGCTGTGGCTCTGCTTATGTTTATTGCCATGCTGCAACTGATTCCGCCACGGCTGGTGGGGGTAATCGTTGACAGCGTGACCCGCGAACACGCCAGCGCCTCCCGGATCCTGATGTGGATCGGGGTGATGGTGCTCATCGCCGTGATGGTCTACTTGCTGCGCTATGTGTGGCGCATTTTGCTGTTTGGTGCGTCTTACCAGCTGGCGGTGCGCCTGCGGGCAGATTTTTATCGCCAGCTCAGCCAACAGCAGAGCCGTTTTTACCTTAACCACCGCACCGGCGACTTAATGGCCCGCGCCACCAACGATGTGGATCGGGTGGTGTTTGCGGCCGGGGAAGGGGTATTAACCCTGGTGGACTCGATGGTAATGGGCTGTGCGGTACTGATCATGATGAGTACCCAGATAAGCGGCCCGCTCACACTGCTGGCGCTGCTTCCGATGCCGGTCATGGCGCTGGTGATCCACCGCTACGGCAATCAGCTTCACGAGCGGTTTAAACTGGCTCAGGGGTCGTTCTCCTCACTAAACGATCGCACCCAGGAGAGCCTGAGCAGTATCCGGATGATCAAGGCTTTTGGCCTGGAAGATCGCCAGTCGGCCCTGTTTGCCCGCGACGCAAAACTGACCGGCGAGCGCAATATGCGGGTTGCCCGGGTTGACGCCCGTTTTGACCCGACCATCTATATCGCCATCGGTATGGCGAACTTACTGGCAGTGGGGGGCGGTAGCTGGATGGTACTCCACGGCAGCCTGACACTGGGCCAGCTCACCAGCTTTATGATGTACCTGGGGCTGATGATCTGGCCCATGCTGGCGCTGGCGTGGATGTTTAACATTGTTGAGCGCGGTAGTGCGGCCTACAGCCGGATCCGCAGCCTGCTGAACGAGCCGCCGGTAGTGGCCGATGGCACCCGGCCGGTGCCGGAAGGGCGCGGCGTGCTGGCGGTGGATATCCGGCAGTTTTGCTACCCGGACACACAACAGCCCACGTTGCACCAGGTGGATTTCCGGTTAGCGCCGGGCAATATGCTGGGATTATGCGGCCCGACCGGCTCCGGGAAAAGCACGTTGCTGGGGCTGCTACAGCGCCAGTTCGATGTGGTGCAGGGTAGTATTTGCTACCAGGGGATTGGGCTGTCTGAGCTGCAACTGGATAGCTGGCGCGCCCGGCTGGCGGTCGTCAGCCAGACACCTTTTTTATTCTCTGACACGGTTGCCAGTAATATTGCTCTCGGCAGGCCAGAGGCCACCCGGGAGCAGATTGAACAGGCGGCGCGTCTGGCCTCGGTCCATGAGGATATTTTACGCCTGCCGGAAGGGTACGACACCGAGGTAGGCGAGCGCGGCGTAATGCTTTCCGGCGGCCAGAAACAGCGTATCTCGATTGCCAGGGCGCTGCTGATGGAGGCAGAAATTCTGCTGCTGGATGATGCGCTCTCTGCGGTGGACGGGCGCACGGAACACCAGATCCTCGACAATCTGCGCCACTGGGGGCAGGGGCGCACGGTGATTATCAGCGCTCACCGGTTATCCGCCCTGACCCACGCCAGTGAGATTCTGGTGCTCGCCCGGGGGGAAGTTGCCCAGCGTGGTCAGCATGAGCAGCTACTGGCCCGGCCGGGCTGGTATCGTGATATGTACCGTTACCAGCAACTGGAAGCCGCGCTGGATGACGGGCCAGAGGCCCGTAACAAGCAGGAAGAAGAGGCAAGCAATGCGTAA
- a CDS encoding YbgC/FadM family acyl-CoA thioesterase has protein sequence MQTTIKVRGYHLDVYQHVNNARYLEFLEEARWEALEQEESFRWMVAHQIAFVVANININYRKPAVLGDRLIITSSLQQLNGKSGVLSQVITREPDGITVADALITFVCVDLRTQKALALEGELREKLEQMIATHGE, from the coding sequence ATGCAGACGACCATAAAAGTCCGGGGATACCACCTGGATGTATATCAGCATGTAAATAATGCCCGTTATCTGGAATTTCTGGAGGAGGCGCGCTGGGAAGCGCTGGAGCAGGAAGAGAGCTTTCGCTGGATGGTGGCGCACCAGATTGCTTTTGTGGTGGCCAATATCAATATCAACTACCGTAAACCCGCCGTGCTGGGCGACCGGCTGATCATCACCAGTAGCCTGCAACAGCTGAACGGCAAAAGCGGCGTGCTCAGCCAGGTGATCACCCGGGAGCCAGACGGTATCACCGTTGCCGATGCGCTGATTACGTTCGTTTGTGTGGATCTGCGCACCCAGAAGGCGCTGGCGCTGGAGGGGGAACTGCGGGAAAAACTGGAACAGATGATTGCCACCCACGGGGAGTAA
- a CDS encoding PLP-dependent cysteine synthase family protein, with amino-acid sequence MTANWVTYAINEINADAQRSADTHLIRLCLPAFPGINIYLKDESTHPTGSLKHRLARSLFLYGLCNGWIKQGTPVIESSSGSTAVSEAWFARLLGLPFIAVMPASTARRKIEQIEFYGGRCHFVNSACEIYAASEQLARELNGHYMDQFTYAERATDWRGNNNIAESIFRQMRCEPHPVPDYIVMSAGTGGTSATIGRYLRYQGHPTQLVVVDPENSVFYDYWQQRDPQLRSHASSRIEGIGRPRVEPSFIPDVVDNMIPVADSASIATLHWLETVLGRKAGASTGTNMWGALQLAAQMRAEGRQGSIVTLLCDSGERYLDTYYNKAWVAEHIGDLSASQQQLAALLDGNSHSM; translated from the coding sequence ATGACCGCTAACTGGGTAACCTACGCCATTAATGAAATCAATGCCGATGCCCAGCGCTCGGCCGACACGCACCTGATCCGCCTGTGTTTACCGGCGTTTCCGGGCATCAATATCTACCTTAAAGATGAAAGCACCCACCCCACCGGCAGCCTGAAACACCGGCTGGCCCGCTCCCTGTTTTTATATGGTCTGTGTAACGGCTGGATCAAACAGGGCACGCCGGTGATTGAGTCCTCCTCCGGCTCTACGGCGGTGTCTGAGGCCTGGTTCGCCCGCCTGCTGGGGCTGCCGTTTATCGCCGTGATGCCCGCCAGCACCGCCCGGCGTAAAATTGAGCAAATTGAGTTTTACGGTGGCCGCTGCCATTTTGTGAACAGCGCCTGTGAAATTTACGCCGCCTCTGAGCAGCTGGCCCGGGAGCTCAACGGCCACTATATGGATCAGTTTACCTATGCTGAGCGGGCCACCGACTGGCGCGGCAATAACAATATTGCCGAGAGTATCTTTCGCCAGATGCGCTGCGAGCCCCACCCGGTGCCGGACTATATAGTGATGAGCGCCGGAACCGGGGGCACCTCGGCAACCATTGGCCGCTACCTGCGCTACCAGGGGCACCCCACCCAGCTGGTGGTGGTTGATCCTGAAAACTCAGTATTTTATGACTACTGGCAGCAACGGGATCCGCAACTGCGCAGCCACGCCAGCAGCCGGATCGAAGGGATCGGCCGCCCGCGCGTGGAGCCTTCCTTTATTCCCGATGTGGTGGATAACATGATCCCGGTGGCAGACAGCGCCAGCATTGCCACCCTTCACTGGCTGGAGACGGTTCTGGGCCGCAAAGCGGGGGCATCTACCGGCACCAATATGTGGGGGGCCCTGCAGCTGGCCGCGCAAATGCGCGCCGAAGGTCGCCAGGGGTCTATTGTGACATTGCTGTGCGACAGCGGAGAGCGCTATCTGGATACCTACTACAACAAGGCGTGGGTTGCGGAGCATATCGGTGACTTAAGTGCCAGCCAGCAGCAACTGGCAGCATTGCTCGACGGCAATAGCCATAGTATGTAG
- a CDS encoding SgrR family transcriptional regulator, with translation MRLLNRLNQFQRLWQPSRGEPQQVTIPELAGRCFCSERHIRTLLHQLAERGWLSWQAAPGRGRRGVLRFLTTPDAVRASMMESVLNKGQQQNALELAQLAPEQLRQALQPFLGGQWQNDIPTVRIPYYRPLEPLLPGFLPGRAEQHLSSQVFSGLTRFCQGSARPVGDLAHHWEITDDGRCYAFWLRPSLYWHQGEKVTAAHLVESLTQLCDDPQVGRLFASIAGLEAPAPGLVRIRLHRPDYWLPWRLACYYSQLHYPGEPHTGCGPFKIAQFSPELIRLALHERYHLTHPLIGAVEYWITPQLFDARLGTSCRHPVQIAIGEQAQLTSLRPIDNRLSLGFCYLAIKQQGRLSARQAKWLMHLIHQSGLLTTLPVEDGLIQPSRELLPGWPLPDSRHCEPTPLPATLTLLYHLPVELHAMASQLVSHLARYGCTLTLRFHDAKNWSGCPDMDTADILMGDRLIDEAAEYTLEQWLRSDVLWQAVFSPPRYRQLLHQLDEIQQQSSPAQRIAGLKALYETLMAESVLTPLFNYHYQIHAPPNVQGVHINARGWFDFTRLWLPPPV, from the coding sequence ATGCGCCTTCTTAACCGACTCAACCAGTTCCAGCGCCTGTGGCAGCCCTCCCGGGGGGAGCCCCAGCAGGTGACCATTCCTGAGCTTGCCGGTCGCTGCTTTTGCAGTGAGCGCCATATCCGCACCCTGCTGCATCAGCTGGCGGAGCGTGGCTGGCTGTCCTGGCAGGCCGCCCCCGGGCGCGGCAGGCGTGGGGTATTGCGGTTTCTGACCACGCCGGATGCGGTGCGCGCCTCCATGATGGAGAGCGTGCTGAATAAAGGCCAGCAGCAGAACGCGCTGGAGCTGGCCCAGCTGGCACCGGAACAGCTGCGCCAGGCGCTGCAGCCGTTTCTTGGCGGCCAGTGGCAAAACGATATCCCCACCGTGCGCATTCCTTATTACCGCCCCCTTGAGCCGCTGCTGCCGGGGTTTCTGCCCGGTCGGGCAGAGCAACACCTGAGCAGCCAGGTTTTCAGCGGGCTGACCCGGTTTTGCCAGGGCAGCGCCCGGCCGGTGGGGGATCTTGCCCACCACTGGGAAATTACCGACGACGGCCGCTGTTATGCCTTCTGGCTGCGCCCTTCCCTCTACTGGCACCAGGGTGAAAAGGTCACCGCCGCCCATCTGGTAGAGAGCCTGACACAGCTATGTGATGATCCGCAGGTGGGCCGGTTGTTTGCCAGCATTGCCGGGCTGGAGGCCCCCGCCCCGGGGCTGGTGCGGATCCGGCTGCATCGCCCGGACTACTGGCTGCCCTGGCGCCTGGCCTGCTACTACAGCCAGCTGCATTACCCGGGGGAGCCGCACACCGGTTGCGGGCCGTTTAAGATAGCGCAGTTCAGCCCGGAGCTGATCCGCCTGGCGCTCCATGAGCGCTACCATCTGACCCACCCGCTGATTGGCGCCGTGGAATACTGGATAACGCCCCAGCTGTTTGATGCGCGCCTCGGCACCAGTTGCCGGCACCCGGTGCAGATAGCCATCGGCGAGCAGGCGCAGCTCACCTCGCTGCGCCCCATTGATAACCGGCTGAGCCTCGGGTTTTGTTATCTGGCTATTAAGCAGCAGGGGCGGCTGTCTGCCCGCCAGGCAAAGTGGCTCATGCACCTGATCCACCAGAGCGGCCTGTTAACCACCCTGCCCGTTGAAGATGGCCTGATCCAGCCCAGCCGTGAGCTGTTGCCCGGCTGGCCACTGCCGGACAGCCGCCACTGTGAGCCCACCCCACTGCCGGCCACACTCACCCTGCTCTACCACTTACCGGTAGAGCTGCACGCCATGGCCAGCCAGCTGGTCAGCCATCTGGCCCGGTATGGCTGCACGCTGACGCTGCGTTTTCATGATGCCAAAAACTGGTCCGGCTGCCCGGATATGGACACGGCCGATATCCTGATGGGGGACCGGCTGATTGATGAGGCCGCCGAATATACGCTTGAACAGTGGCTGCGCAGCGATGTGCTGTGGCAGGCGGTCTTTTCCCCGCCGCGCTACCGCCAGCTTCTGCACCAGCTGGATGAGATCCAGCAGCAGAGCAGCCCGGCGCAGCGTATCGCCGGGCTAAAAGCGCTGTATGAAACGCTGATGGCCGAATCGGTGCTCACCCCGCTGTTTAACTACCACTACCAGATCCACGCCCCCCCAAATGTTCAGGGGGTGCATATTAATGCCCGGGGCTGGTTCGATTTTACCCGCCTGTGGCTACCGCCCCCGGTCTGA